From a single Thermothielavioides terrestris NRRL 8126 chromosome 1, complete sequence genomic region:
- a CDS encoding glycoside hydrolase family 5 protein (CAZy_ID 269916), giving the protein MGRWEWSQLTAAGILIGVCTVLLIIIIIVAAVVVPKLGSDEDNGDNSSGNSNLSGIPAGSIPPDAPSWLNPFLWKDTTDFNLTYTTATVGDLPIMGLNSTWDDSAKANDHVPALNEAWGDYAKRPARGVNVGGWLSIEPFITPSLFNYDSRLGIVDEYTLCKYLGSRCESVLEQHYATFVTEDTFRQIRDAGLDHVRIPFSYWAVQTYDGDPYLFRTSWRYLLRGIEWCRRYGLRVNLDLHGLPGSQNGWNHSGRLGPIGWLNGTDGALNANRSLEIHDRLSQFFAQPRYKNIISHYGLANEPKMTFLPVDDVLAWTESAYRLVRKNGVADAVVVFGDGFRGLANWQGELQDLSNAALDVHQYLIFNVNQIVFNHSAKVRYACEGWTQQTLQSMDRATGFGPTLMAEWSQADTDCAQYLTNVGWGNRWTGTLVQGDASVDATTPRCPTMNSSCSCALANAPASSWSAPYKQFLKMFAEAQMSSFEKGWGWFYWVWDTEDA; this is encoded by the coding sequence ATGGGGAGATGGGAATGGTCTCAGCTCACAGCCGCAGGGATACTCATCGGCGTCTGCACCGTCCTGCTCATCATCATTATCATCGTGGCTGCGGTGGTCGTCCCCAAACTCGGCTCGGATGAGGACAACGGCGACAACAGTAGCGGCAACAGTAACCTGTCGGGGATACCTGCAGGCAGCATCCCCCCGGACGCGCCGTCGTGGTTGAATCCTTTTCTCTGGAAAGACACGACCGACTTCAACCTCACATACACGACGGCGACCGTGGGCGATTTGCCCATCATGGGTCTCAACTCAACCTGGGACGACTCTGCAAAAGCCAACGACCATGTTCCGGCGCTGAACGAAGCCTGGGGAGACTACGCGAAGCGGCCGGCACGGGGAGTCAACGTAGGCGGGTGGCTCTCGATCGAGCCCTTCATCACGCCGTCGTTGTTCAACTACGACTCCCGCCTGGGCATTGTCGACGAATACACTCTCTGCAAGTACCTCGGCTCGCGGTGCGAGAGCGTGCTCGAACAGCACTACGCAACGTTTGTGACCGAAGATACCTTCCGGCAGATCAGGGACGCCGGGCTCGACCACGTTCGCATCCCCTTCTCGTACTGGGCGGTCCAGACGTACGACGGGGACCCGTACCTCTTCCGCACGTCGTGGCGCTACCTGCTCCGCGGCATCGAGTGGTGCCGGCGCTACGGGCTGCGCGTCAACCTCGACCTGCACGGGCTGCCGGGCAGCCAGAACGGGTGGAACCACAGCGGGCGGCTGGGCCCCATCGGGTGGTTGAACGGCACGGACGGCGCGCTCAACGCGAACCGGTCGCTCGAGATCCACGACCGGCTGTCGCAGTTCTTCGCGCAGCCGCGGTACAAGAACATCATCAGCCACTACGGGCTGGCCAACGAGCCCAAGATGACCTTCCTGCCGGTCGACGACGTGCTCGCGTGGACCGAGAGCGCGTACCGGCTGGTGCGCAAGAACGGCGTGGCGGACGCGGTGGTCGTCTTCGGCGACGGCTTCCGCGGGCTGGCCAACTGGCAGGGCGAGCTGCAGGACCTCTCCAACGCGGCGCTGGACGTGCACCAGTACCTCATCTTCAACGTCAACCAGATCGTCTTCAACCACTCGGCCAAGGTGCGGTACGCGTGCGAGGGCTGGACCCAGCAGACGCTGCAGAGCATGGACCGGGCCACGGGCTTCGGCCCCACGCTGATGGCCGAGTGGTCGCAGGCCGACACCGACTGCGCCCAGTACCTGACCAACGTCGGCTGGGGCAACCGCTGGACGGGCACGCTGGTGCAGGGCGACGCGTCGGTCGACGCCACCACGCCCCGGTGCCCGACCATGaacagcagctgcagctgcgcgctggccaacgcgccggccagcagctggAGCGCCCCGTACAAGCAGTTCCTCAAGATGTTCGCCGAGGCGCAGATGTCGAGCTTCGAGAAGGGCTGGGGCTGGTTTTACTGGGTGTGGGACACGGAGGATGCGTAA